From a region of the Verrucomicrobiia bacterium genome:
- a CDS encoding MoxR family ATPase translates to MNIERLKEVLAQARHETGKVIIGQHDVVEKALIAIFTGNHALIEGVPGVAKTLLVRTLAHVLGSDFARIQFTPDLMPADITGTSVFNLQRNEFSLIKGPVFTSFLLADEINRAPAKTQSALLQAMQERVVTIDRDTHALPGNFTVFATQNPIEYEGTYPLPEAQKDRFMLKITMKAPDRAEELALAQRTMTKEAPETLLAQGVVQPVIRPEELGALRETLAGIVIRDELIAYLVDIVRATRENESVLVGAGPRATQALIMAARAYAAMSGRDFATPDDIKAMAVPVLEHRLILRPEFEIEGLSVAEVIQQILQQIAVPR, encoded by the coding sequence ATGAACATTGAAAGACTCAAGGAAGTGCTCGCGCAGGCGCGGCATGAAACCGGAAAAGTGATCATCGGCCAGCACGATGTCGTCGAGAAGGCGCTCATCGCGATCTTTACTGGCAACCACGCGTTGATCGAAGGTGTGCCGGGGGTTGCGAAGACGTTGCTCGTGCGGACGCTGGCGCACGTGCTGGGAAGCGATTTCGCGCGGATCCAGTTCACGCCCGACCTCATGCCTGCGGACATCACGGGCACGAGCGTTTTCAATTTGCAGCGGAACGAGTTCTCACTCATCAAAGGTCCCGTTTTCACGTCCTTCCTCCTGGCCGATGAAATCAACCGCGCTCCCGCCAAAACACAGTCGGCGCTCTTGCAGGCAATGCAGGAGCGGGTGGTGACGATTGATCGGGACACGCATGCATTACCCGGAAACTTCACGGTGTTCGCAACGCAGAATCCCATCGAGTACGAGGGGACCTATCCGCTGCCCGAAGCGCAGAAGGATCGATTCATGTTGAAGATCACGATGAAGGCTCCCGATCGCGCTGAGGAACTGGCGCTGGCGCAACGGACGATGACCAAGGAGGCGCCTGAAACGCTGTTGGCGCAAGGAGTTGTGCAGCCTGTCATCCGTCCCGAGGAACTTGGCGCGCTTCGTGAGACGCTTGCAGGAATCGTGATCCGTGACGAATTGATCGCCTACCTGGTGGATATCGTCAGGGCGACGCGCGAGAACGAGAGTGTGCTGGTGGGCGCGGGACCGCGGGCCACGCAGGCGTTGATCATGGCGGCCCGCGCATATGCGGCAATGTCGGGACGGGACTTCGCGACCCCCGATGACATCAAGGCCATGGCCGTGCCGGTTCTGGAACATCGCCTCATCCTGCGTCCCGAATTTGAAATCGAGGGATTGAGCGTGGCGGAAGTCATTCAGCAAATTCTGCAGCAGATCGCAGTTCCCCGATGA
- a CDS encoding DUF4129 domain-containing protein → MEGALAGSMKRRARKTERGGLDLIEEAAHLLRSVGASTWLLYYAGSIPFVLGFLYFWADMSRNPYASRHVAAFSLGVAILYLWMKHWQALFARAIRAQLAGETLSSLTLRDHLRGFVAQSILQTPGLVVTPLSVIPLGLPLAWVIAFFQSVSALGDPAGGDVSKLFKRACRQASLWPLQNHVALSLTALFGGCVFLNLCIAAYVLPGLIKMLFGVESIFTQSAAAMLNTTFLLVVAGATYLCIDPLLKVIYALRCFHGEAVESGEDIRSELRRFRVKPERLAAGLALLITLSSVATMSAQEPAAPAPVVSQPVSAVDLDRAISDVIQERKYTWRMPPTKQVAEGGPGVIARFFNRMGEMIRDGIRAVLQWINDFLRKLFYRKSTPGGGGSGSGWMVTQQILLFVLVAAVATALVLFLMRHLKRRKNAPGPIAADAVPTVPDLSDENVGADQMPEDGWTRLGRELFERGEYRLALRAFYLASLAHLAARNLIRIARHKSNRDYAIELQRRAHALPELLPLFGENLSVFERIWYGMHEVNPQLVTEFANRVERIRTP, encoded by the coding sequence GTGGAAGGCGCCCTGGCTGGATCGATGAAACGGCGCGCGCGAAAAACGGAGCGGGGAGGCCTTGATTTGATTGAGGAGGCGGCGCATCTCCTGCGCAGCGTTGGCGCTTCGACCTGGCTCCTTTATTACGCTGGCTCGATTCCCTTCGTGCTCGGGTTTCTGTACTTCTGGGCCGACATGAGCCGGAATCCATACGCAAGCCGTCATGTCGCGGCGTTCTCGCTCGGCGTGGCAATCTTGTATCTTTGGATGAAACACTGGCAGGCGCTATTCGCGCGTGCCATTCGCGCCCAGCTCGCAGGGGAAACGTTGAGCAGCCTGACGTTGCGGGATCACCTCCGCGGTTTTGTCGCGCAGTCGATTCTCCAGACGCCAGGCCTCGTGGTCACTCCGCTGTCGGTGATTCCACTGGGCCTTCCGCTTGCATGGGTGATCGCGTTCTTCCAGAGCGTGAGCGCGCTGGGCGACCCAGCCGGGGGTGACGTCTCCAAGCTCTTCAAACGCGCGTGCCGTCAAGCGTCGTTGTGGCCCCTGCAGAATCACGTCGCCTTGAGCCTCACAGCGTTGTTCGGCGGCTGTGTTTTCTTGAACTTATGCATCGCGGCGTATGTGCTGCCCGGCTTGATCAAGATGCTTTTTGGAGTGGAATCCATTTTCACACAAAGCGCGGCGGCGATGTTGAACACGACGTTCCTGCTGGTCGTGGCAGGCGCAACGTACCTGTGCATCGACCCGCTCCTCAAGGTGATTTACGCACTGCGTTGTTTTCATGGCGAAGCGGTCGAGTCGGGCGAAGACATTCGCTCGGAGCTGCGCCGCTTTCGAGTGAAGCCGGAGCGGCTGGCGGCGGGCCTGGCATTGCTGATCACCTTGAGCTCCGTTGCCACAATGTCCGCGCAGGAACCAGCTGCGCCCGCGCCTGTCGTTTCCCAGCCCGTGTCTGCGGTCGATCTGGATCGTGCGATCTCCGATGTCATCCAAGAACGCAAATACACGTGGCGCATGCCGCCGACAAAGCAAGTTGCCGAAGGCGGGCCGGGTGTGATTGCTCGGTTCTTCAATCGAATGGGCGAGATGATCCGGGACGGCATCCGAGCTGTCCTCCAATGGATCAACGACTTTCTCAGGAAGTTGTTTTATCGGAAGTCGACGCCAGGTGGCGGAGGGTCGGGATCGGGATGGATGGTCACGCAGCAGATTCTGTTGTTCGTGCTGGTTGCTGCCGTCGCGACAGCCTTGGTGTTGTTCCTCATGCGCCATCTAAAGCGCAGGAAGAACGCGCCGGGTCCAATCGCTGCGGATGCTGTTCCGACCGTGCCGGATCTTTCGGATGAAAACGTAGGCGCGGACCAGATGCCTGAGGATGGCTGGACAAGACTTGGACGCGAACTGTTCGAACGCGGGGAGTATCGGCTGGCGTTGCGGGCGTTTTATCTGGCGAGCCTGGCGCATCTGGCGGCGCGCAACCTGATCCGCATTGCGCGCCACAAGTCGAATCGCGATTACGCAATCGAACTGCAGCGCCGCGCGCACGCGTTGCCTGAACTCCTGCCGCTGTTCGGTGAAAACCTGTCCGTATTCGAACGCATCTGGTACGGCATGCACGAGGTGAACCCGCAGCTCGTGACGGAGTTTGCGAACCGCGTTGAAAGGATTCGCACCCCATGA
- a CDS encoding DUF4350 domain-containing protein, whose protein sequence is MRRALPFVLMLLCIAALCAGVLHLFKLRYDIGDVYPPYSSLRADPLGTMALYESLDRLGLRVRRDYSTDNRLPETERVTYLHLAGTPREFRRIPASLADEIERFVRGGGRLAITFRPRSVNTFQFGNWEDDPPTNGVPRHRPDDAEGGDSLQEQEEDAPAGRPRRMRRREDAASRVRLAERWGIDFDMRALEKDDESVYEPVLVQRQGDLALPEQLEWHSGIVISNSSAWKTIYLRGRHPVVVERQWGRGSIVFATDSYFVSNEAMHEERHADLLAWFIGPAREVVFDEAHLGVTEQPGMATLLRKYRLHWVAGALIALAGLFIWKNAFSLLPAHEEERRRDYVVGKHASAGFVNLLRRSIPTREVLATGFAEWKRTAGGNRRYSAARLAEADRIFEEEHAQPAARRDPVRAYHRIKAALEKHRRADAGTKLGTHDAAAGKDGTLNPHEH, encoded by the coding sequence ATGAGGCGCGCGCTCCCTTTCGTGTTGATGCTGCTGTGCATTGCGGCCCTGTGCGCTGGAGTCCTGCACTTATTCAAGTTGCGGTATGATATCGGCGACGTCTATCCGCCGTATTCTTCGTTACGCGCCGATCCCCTGGGAACGATGGCTCTTTATGAATCACTCGATCGGCTTGGGCTGCGAGTGCGGCGTGATTACTCAACCGACAACCGCCTGCCTGAGACTGAGCGGGTGACGTATCTGCACCTCGCGGGAACCCCTCGTGAATTCCGCCGGATCCCCGCTTCCCTCGCGGACGAAATCGAGCGATTCGTTCGCGGCGGTGGCAGGCTCGCGATCACGTTTCGTCCGCGGTCTGTGAACACGTTTCAGTTCGGCAACTGGGAGGACGATCCGCCGACGAACGGTGTCCCGCGTCATCGGCCTGATGACGCGGAGGGCGGGGATTCGCTGCAGGAACAGGAGGAGGACGCGCCTGCCGGCAGGCCGCGCCGGATGCGCAGGCGCGAGGATGCTGCTTCACGCGTTCGGCTCGCGGAGCGCTGGGGCATTGATTTTGATATGCGCGCTCTTGAGAAGGATGATGAATCTGTTTATGAGCCGGTGCTCGTGCAGCGCCAGGGCGACCTCGCACTGCCCGAGCAACTGGAATGGCACAGCGGGATTGTCATCAGTAACTCATCGGCCTGGAAAACGATTTATTTGCGCGGACGCCACCCTGTTGTGGTGGAGCGCCAATGGGGCCGGGGCAGCATCGTCTTTGCGACCGATTCTTACTTTGTGAGCAACGAAGCGATGCATGAGGAGAGACACGCCGATCTCCTTGCATGGTTTATCGGCCCTGCGCGGGAGGTTGTATTCGACGAGGCGCACCTCGGGGTGACGGAGCAGCCCGGCATGGCGACATTGTTGCGAAAGTATCGACTGCACTGGGTTGCCGGCGCTCTGATCGCTTTGGCGGGATTGTTCATCTGGAAGAACGCCTTCAGCCTCCTTCCAGCTCACGAGGAAGAGCGGCGAAGGGATTATGTCGTCGGGAAGCATGCTTCAGCGGGCTTCGTGAACCTTCTTCGCCGCAGCATTCCAACCCGCGAAGTTTTGGCGACTGGGTTTGCGGAATGGAAACGGACGGCGGGCGGCAACCGACGCTATTCGGCTGCCCGCCTTGCGGAAGCGGATCGCATTTTTGAGGAAGAGCATGCGCAACCTGCGGCACGCAGGGATCCTGTTCGTGCCTATCACAGGATTAAAGCGGCGCTCGAAAAGCACCGCCGGGCGGATGCAGGCACGAAGCTGGGAACCCATGATGCGGCTGCCGGAAAAGACGGAACACTGAACCCACATGAACATTGA